One Triticum dicoccoides isolate Atlit2015 ecotype Zavitan chromosome 5B, WEW_v2.0, whole genome shotgun sequence genomic window carries:
- the LOC119305594 gene encoding putative leucine-rich repeat receptor-like serine/threonine-protein kinase At2g19230 — protein sequence MAAPSWLLLLCLAGGVLRAGAQRAPDTTGTDQVLRSLVRTHASCVWFGHAGFISVDCGLSEHSSYVDDATKLPYSSDADFTDAGQNYNVSAQYNDQAFLRRHRQLLTVRSFPGPPGRRGCYTLPSFEAGTSKYLVRATFMYGNYDELNKPPVFDLYLGVNFWKTVNISRPDAVHTAEIISVIPVDAVHVCVVNTNSGTPFISSLELRPLEDTMYPLVNWTQGLLLIGRRNFGATSLVRYPDDPYDRAWVPWTNLKEWLSISSSDFVLMKLGDKPLYDVPSVVLQTAVTTLNTLQTLIRIPWDAEPNHIYPRPGLLPILYFSELQVLDGTHDRLFFLGVGKAEYWWGSMGKVERYITEVFHVDEPSPFLSPQENYIKLNATNRTAIREIHGINATSTILPPFINAAELFSPISTASVGTDAQDVSAITAIKAKYQVKNNWVGDPCAPKTLVWDGLACSYPISRPQRITNINMSFHGLGGDISSYFANLKAIQYMDLSRNELTGSIPEGLSQLPSLTLLDLTANQLNGSIPFGLLIRMRDGNLTLRYDKNPNLCSDSSSCQPKRKKQNSISAAHTAVIIVGAVAIGGLVVLLFYVMKKKQGPPNPPNEVSEVPSRNRRFTYAELEVITSNFQRVLGEGGFGMVFDGFLEDGTQVAVKLRSQSSNQGVKEFLTEAQNLTGIHHRNLVSLIGYCKDGEYMALVYEHMSNGNLADKLRGRDRNGECLTWRQRLCIASESAQGLEYLHKACSPPFVHRDVKMSNILLDSNMKAKVADFGLMKAFNCDDDTHVSTARVVGTQGYLAPEYATALQLTEKSDVYSFGVVLLELITGKTPFVQIWQEQPTHIVKWAQQRLSRGDIEGLVDTRMQGNYDINSVWKVVDLALECTAQIPTQRPTMTRVVAQLLEYLDLEDNRAIFYTAMNGDTSGTYYTSISGNRNDIFYTGSCDDPNSSSSMYTTGQSTTDAAHSSAALRVENNPGSASVVATGPAAG from the exons ATGGCGGCCCCGTCGTGGCTGCTCCTGCTCTGTCTCGCCGGCGGCGTGCTTCGTGCCGGCGCCCAAAGAGCGCCCGACACCACGGGTACCGATCAAGTTTTAAGATCTCTCGTACGTACACATGCATCATGCGTGTGGTTTGGGCATGCAGGTTTCATCAGCGTCGACTGCGGCCTCTCGGAGCACAGCAGCTACGTGGACGACGCCACCAAGCTGCCCTACAGCTCGGACGCCGACTTCACCGACGCCGGCCAGAACTACAACGTCTCGGCACAGTACAACGACCAGGCCTTCCTCAGacgccaccggcagctcctcaccgTCCGCAGCTTCCCTGGCCCGCCGGGGCGGCGGGGCTGCTACACCCTCCCGTCCTTCGAGGCCGGGACGTCCAAGTACCTGGTCCGGGCCACCTTCATGTACGGCAACTACGACGAGCTCAACAAGCCCCCGGTGTTCGACCTCTACCTTGGCGTCAACTTCTGGAAGACGGTGAACATCTCTAGGCCTGACGCGGTGCACACCGCCGAGATCATCTCCGTCATCCCGGTTGACGCGGTGCATGTCTGCGTGGTGAACACCAACTCCGGGACGCCCTTCATCTCGTCGCTGGAGCTGAGGCCTCTCGAGGACACGATGTATCCGCTGGTGAACTGGACGCAGGGGCTGCTCCTCATTGGCAGGCGCAACTTCGGCGCCACGAG TTTGGTCAGGTACCCGGATGATCCATACGACCGTGCATGGGTCCCGTGGACCAACCTGAAAGAGTGGCTTAGCATCTCATCATCGGATTTCGTCCTCATGAAGTTGGGGGACAAACCCCTCTATGATGTGCCATCTGTTGTGTTGCAGACCGCCGTCACGACACTCAACACCTTGCAGACCCTCATCCGGATCCCATGGGATGCCGAGCCCAACCACATATACCCCAGGCCTGG GCTCCTACCTATTCTGTACTTCTCGGAGCTACAGGTCTTGGACGGCACCCACGACCGCCTATTCTTCCTCGGCGTCGGCAAAGCCGAGTATTGGTGGGGAAGCATGGGAAAAGTGGAGAGATACATCACAGAAGTGTTCCACGTAGATGAACCCTCCCCATTCCTCAGTCCGCAGGAGAACTACATCAAATTGAATGCCACCAATCGCACAGCAATCAGGGAAATTCACGGCATCAACGCTACGTCTACAATACTACCGCCCTTCATCAATGCTGCCGAGCTTTTCTCCCCCATTTCCACAGCTAGTGTCGGCACCGACGCTCAAGATG TATCTGCCATCACTGCAATCAAGGCTAAGTATCAGGTGAAGAACAATTGGGTGGGTGACCCATGTGCCCCAAAGACTCTTGTGTGGGATGGATTAGCTTGTAGCTATCCCATCTCCAGACCTCAGAGAATCACAAACAT CAACATGTCATTTCACGGTTTGGGTGGCGATATATCATCCTATTTCGCCAATCTCAAAGCTATCCAGTacat GGATTTGTCACGTAATGAATTGACTGGATCAATTCCTGAAGGACTTTCACAGCTACCCTCACTCACGCTGTT AGATTTGACAGCCAACCAGCTTAATGGGTCAATTCCATTTGGCCTTTTGATACGGATGCGTGATGGCAACCTAACTCTAAG ATATGACAAGAACCCAAACCTTTGCAGTGACAGCAGTTCTTGCCAGCCTAAAAGGAAGAAGCAAAACTCTATAAGTGCCGCCCATACTGCTGTTATAATAGTTGGAGCTGTGGCGATAGGAGGACTGGTAGTACTATTGTTTTATGTAATGAAAAAGAAACAAG GACCGCCAAATCCACCGAATGAGGTGAGCGAAGTGCCATCTCGCAACCGTCGGTTCACATACGCAGAACTGGAGGTGATAACCAGCAACTTCCAGCGAGTGCTCGGCGAAGGAGGCTTTGGCATGGTCTTTGACGGCTTCTTGGAGGATGGTACCCAGGTGGCAGTCAAGCTGAGGTCTCAATCTTCCAATCAAGGTGTCAAAGAGTTCTTGACGGAG GCACAAAACTTAACAGGGATTCATCACAGGAATCTAGTCTCCTTAATTGGTTATTGCAAGGATGGTGAGTACATGGCCCTTGTCTATGAGCATATGTCAAATGGAAACCTTGCAGATAAACTCAGAG GGCGAGATCGCAATGGTGAATGTTTAACCTGGAGACAGAGGCTCTGTATTGCATCAGAGTCCGCGCAAG GCCTCGAGTACCTGCACAAGGCGTGTAGCCCGCCATTTGTACACCGTGATGTGAAGATGTCAAACATCCTACTGGATTCCAATATGAAGGCCAAGGTTGCTGATTTTGGCTTGATGAAAGCCTTCAATTGCGATGATGATACACATGTATCCACGGCCAGGGTGGTTGGCACACAAGGCTACCTTGCCCCTGA GTATGCAACAGCACTGCAGCTCACTGAAAAGAGCGATGTGTACAGCTTTGGCGTGGTGCTACTGGAGCTGATCACTGGAAAGACTCCCTTCGTGCAAATATGGCAGGAGCAGCCGACCCATATTGTCAAGTGGGCGCAACAACGCCTTTCACGTGGTGACATCGAGGGCTTGGTGGACACGCGCATGCAAGGCAATTATGACATCAACAGTGTGTGGAAGGTCGTGGACCTCGCGCTGGAGTGCACGGCGCAAATTCCGACGCAGCGGCCCACGATGACCCGCGTGGTGGCGCAGTTGCTAGAGTACCTCGATCTGGAGGATAACCGTGCCATCTTTTACACTGCCATGAATGGCGACACAAGTGGCACATACTACACAAGTATCAGTGGCAACAGGAATGACATCTTCTACACCGGTAGCTGCGACGATCCCAATTCAAGTTCTAGTATGTACACCACTGGCCAATCCACAACTGATGCTGCCCACAGCAGCGCAGCACTGAGAGTGGAAAATAATCCTGGCAGCGCTTCAGTGGTGGCCACCGGTCCTGCTGCAGGATGA
- the LOC119305593 gene encoding putative protease Do-like 14 translates to MPWKNQEPTSICEGGSTSKRAKASSPRNSDREDSPPRRDGFTRMMRRRMRPRGYPMPDGVYGGMRLVNTFELCFKELDGYNEDHTKIKLLALSVSQSIVSLASFKGKTRQFTCTGTIVGRTPSSMSILTSASLVRCTNDETEIDDKLKIKVRLPNGKIVPGKLWKYDLYYNIAVVNMKAFPEFRAADIHNQVEANAKLPQSKLVAIGRAFESGELMATAGTLLYKTTKLDCQELMTSSCYITKAGIGGPLIGYGGNFFGMNFCSDDGTPFLPASLLSKCLKHFDTFGRVVQPWLGLRIGSLQAQKLGTRVELHDSFPDAHGIYVERVFDGSPAANSGTKVGDVITKLDEVPLFSAQEFHKLVLDKTESTTQHGDVMPFEVSVLRPGNSFDFCATINAEVIDMSKQNRWPVPKTKWIYPDNEYDDEGPLVRKCSRPDYRYPSPDEDESTQDCDEE, encoded by the exons ATGCCCTGGAAGAATCAAGAACCTACAAGCATATGCGAAGGAGGAAGCACAAGTAAGAGAGCAAAGGCCTCCTCGCCTCGCAATTCTGACCGAGAAG ATTCTCCGCCTCGGCGCGACG GCTTCACACGTATGATGCGAAGGAGGATGCGTCCTCGCGGTTATCCTATGCCGGATGGTGTTTATG GGGGCATGCGCTTGGTGAACACCTTTGAGCTTTGTTTCAAAGAGTTAGATGGCTACAATGAAGATCACACGAAGATCAAATTACTTGCTTTAAGCGTGTCTCAGTCTATTGTCTCGCTTGCTTCGTTTAAGG GGAAAACGCGACAGTTTACGTGCACAGGCACAATTGTAGGACGCACGCCATCCAGCATGAGCATTCTAACATCTGCTAGTTTAGTGAGATGCACCAACGATGAAACTGAGATAGATGATAAACTGAAG ATTAAGGTGCGCCTGCCCAACGGCAAGATTGTTCCAGGAAAATTGTGGAAATACGATCTGTATTATAATATTGCTGTTGTCAACATGAAGGCTTTCCCTGAATTTCGTGCAGCCGACATTCATAATCAAGTCGAAGCTAATGCCAAATTACCTCAAAGTAAACTGGTAGCCATTggacgagcttttgaatccggagaACTAATGGCTACAGCTGGCACACTGCTGTATAAAACTACCAAACTTGACTGCCAGGAACTCATGACCTCTTCTTGTTATATCACAAAG GCTGGAATTGGTGGGCCCCTTATTGGTTATGGTGGAAACTTCTTTGGCATGAACTTTTGTTCAGATGATGGAACTCCTTTCTTACCAGCCAGTCTACTTTCGAAATGTTTAAAGCACTTTGATACATTTGG GAGAGTTGTGCAGCCATGGCTTGGTCTGAGGATTGGATCACTTCAAGCTCAAAAGCTGGGTACCCGTGTAGAACTACACGACAGCTTCCCCGATGCACATGGAATCTATGTAGAGAGG GTTTTTGATGGATCCCCGGCAGCAAATTCTGGAACGAAAGTTGGCGATGTCATTACCAAGCTTGATGAAGTCCCTTTGTTCAGTGCACAAGAG TTCCATAAGCTGGTTTTGGACAAGACGGAGAGTACTACGCAACACGGTGATGTGATGCCTTTTGAG GTATCTGTCCTAAGGCCGGGTAACAGTTTTGACTTCTGTGCAACTATCAACGCTGAAGTGATTGACATGAGCAAACAAAACAG ATGGCCGGTACCCAAGACCAAGTGGATATATCCAGataatgaatatgatgatgaggggCCCCTTGTTCGAAAGTGCTCCCGACCTGACTATCGATATC CTTCCCCCGATGAGGACGAGTCCACACAAGATTGTGATGAAGAGTGA
- the LOC119309593 gene encoding uncharacterized protein LOC119309593 yields MEPPTPPAAPDAAAGAGAEMPPKDEGAAIRLRRSLFGSDEEPESPSSSSRGDSDARDSSDDDFTEEGVRARDAVLSVAKSVVALAASVDGDPSSTFACTGTVVAREGPAAWIMTSATLIRKHDSGTEVHELSSVKIEVLLPNKKVVKGQLLMYDSHYNVAIVSVECEADLLVVVLADLPDSYFLTPTPVVAVARKFESGRLQLKRGETFRVVSELDCDELMVSTCQMEPQRQNKDNSIQYITLIFIGGLLIDLEGRIVGMNFIDENKTPFLPVQIVGRCLKHFRKFGRIKQPLLGIRGRALHMLELKDLEKICHKYHKPPSGILVEKIPEVSSANCGGIEAGDIFTKLDGVVLHSPAQVF; encoded by the exons ATGGAGCCGCCAACCCCACCCGccgcgccggacgccgccgccggagccggggCAGAGATGCCACCCAAGGACGAAGGCGCAG CAATTCGCCTTCGCCGCAGCCTGTTCGGCAGCGACGAGGAGCCGGAGTCCCCCTCGTCGTCCTCCCGCGGAGACTCCGATGCCAGAGACAGCTCCGACGACGATTTCACGGAGGAGGGCGTGAGGGCGAGGGACGCGGTGCTGAGCGTGGCCAAGTCCGTCGTCGCCCTCGCCGCCTCCGTCG ATGGAGATCCCTCGTCCACCTTCGCCTGCACGGGCACCGTGGTCGCTCGCGAGGGCCCTGCGGCCTGGATCATGACCTCTGCGACTCTCATCAGGAAGCACGACAGCGGCACCGAGGTCCATGAACTTTCCAGTGTGAAG ATTGAGGTGCTCCTGCCTAACAAAAAGGTTGTAAAGGGGCAGCTGCTGATGTACGATTCGCACTATAATGTCGCCATCGTTTCTGTCGAGTGTGAAGCTGATCTCCTGGTGGTGGTGCTCGCTGACCTCCCAGATTCCTACTTCCTGACACCTACTCCGGTCGTTGCAGTTGCCCGGAAATTTGAGTCTGGAAGGTTGCAGCTGAAGCGTGGGGAGACGTTCCGTGTAGTTAGCGAGTTAGATTGTGATGAACTTATGGTCAGCACTTGTCAAATGGAGCCTCAGAGGCAAAACAAGGATAACAGCATTCAGTATATTACTCTT ATTTTCATTGGGGGTCTTCTGATTGATTTGGAAGGAAGAATTGTTGGGATGAATTTCATAGACGAGAATAAAACTCCCTTTTTGCCCGTCCAGATTGTTGGGAGATGCCTGAAACACTTCAGAAAGTTTGG GCGAATCAAACAACCATTGCTTGGAATAAGGGGCCGGGCGCTTCACATGTTGGAGTTAAAGGACTTGGAGAAAATATGCCACAAGTACCATAAGCCACCTTCTGGAATTCTGGTGGAGAAG ATTCCTGAAGTATCATCTGCAAATTGTGGAGGCATTGAGGCTGGTGATATCTTTACTAAACTTGATGGAGTTGTTTTGCACTCTCCGGCACAGGTATTCTAG